The stretch of DNA TATCATATTGAAATGAGCTTTGGCTATGAACACACAAACCCTGCCATTCAAGCAAATACTTTTCTGGGGCCCTGTGTTTcaagcttctcccccacccccctgctacCCTCAGCAGCTGCACAGCCCATCAATAGTCCTAAGAGGAGGGGCGCTGGCCAGGGAAACAAAGAGAGCAAGCCATGTGGGTTggaaggggtgtgtttgtgtttgtgttgagGCTGGAGACCTGGTATGACACCGCTTTGGGTTTTAACAGCACAAACCTTTTGTTCCCTTTAATTGCCGCCAGAGGAAGAGAGGACCCCCTGCCCCAGAAATGAACACCAATGTCTCTACTTTTCAGTAGGGGTGGTGGGCTACCCCCAGTCTTGCATACTCTGCCATTTTCTCAGCTGGAAAGTGTTCTGGATCTCTTGACACAGCCTTAAACAACCTGgcgtcctccaggtgttttggactacaacacccatcaagAACAGTCAGTagaaccaggttgggaaaggctgacctGCATCAATGTATTAGGTATCAGGCGGTATTTCCCTCCTAGGCTTTGCCTTTTAACCTCTGGTGTACACTAGATAATTTTTTAGGTGTCATTAAAAAACCCCTCTTTTATGCTTTTTATAGTGTTTGTATTAAATATCGCAAACCTCCCTGGAAATTTTGTATTAAAGGGCAGCAAAgtaatgttttaaattaaaaaatgctaGGTCCTGTTGCCAACATCTATATGGAGTTTTATTCTCCGCAatgtaggattgccatatttcaaaaagtaagaaccaggacaccccaaagttgcgctctctctctctctctctctctctctctctctctctctctctctctctctctctatatatatatatatatatatatcagtgggaaaatttttaaacaaattaatttGCCTTCAAATGCAATGTAATTGAGGACAAATCAGTACAAATTACTGTATGAATGTCTTCTGCTGACTTCTGTTACTTTTTTAGTGTCCACAGCCTCTCTCAATGTGTTcagtggggtatgtgtgtgtatagagaggagagtaaaccccactgaactcagtgggactaacCTCTAGGTAGacatttataggattgcactctaagATTGCAGTCTTAAACACTTACTGTACTAATTAACACATTGAGACTTCCCTTTGAATaacgtgtataggattgcactataagtTACCGTAGTTGTGCTgaagacccattaaaatcaattgtGACTTTTCAAATTTGTTTGAATGAGATTTAAGTGCAACTAACTTAATCTGGCTCCAGTCCAATGATAATAAATGACAATTGTAATTTGCGGTTACTGGGAAGCAAAAACATTTGGCTGATAGCAGGGCCCTGTTATAGTCTCTTGTAGGTATGTCCACTATCAACAGAATTTTGCAGCTCCACAGTGATAATAAATGAGTACGGTATTTATTATCCTTGTAAACGATAGTCATTTTCAGTAACAGGGAATTTTCTGTGCCTTTGATAAAGGTCCAATACATGTCAAACACTGCAGTGTATTTAGAAATGAAGCAAGCAAGTGCTTGTTTGTTCCTGTTGAGAGAATAATAATTTGAAACGGATTAATATTTTGCCTGTTGTGTTCATGGACTTTGGAGCAATTTTATACCCATGTATAGACTTTGATACACCTCATGTGTAGACCTTGATACACCTAGCAACTGTTTGTATAGGGGAGACAGGAGTAATTGTATTTCCAGTATCTTGTTTTTTCTACTTTGATGTAGATTCACATACCATTCCTGTGACTTTTTCTAATTACTGTATTTGTGACAAGTTACTGCAAGCTTTCTAGTACATTTCTGAGAGGCAGACTTCACATGTCCCTAATTTTGTTGTCATGGTTCACTCTTTTCCTACCTGCATTTGGGACTTGATGCCCCACATAAAaacgtaagagcctgctggatcaggccaatgcccaatctagtccagcatcctgttctcacagtgaccaaccagatgcctgtgggtaaCCCACATGCAGGATTcatgcacaagagcactctttccTCCCATGATTTCCAGTAACTTGCATTCAAAAGCATCGctgtgtggaggcagagcatagctattgtgACCAGTAGCCACTGGATAACCTTGTTGAATTTGTGTCAAGAGAATAGGGGCAGGAGTAGCAGTGAGCAAGTGACTAAGCCCCAGCTCCCTCTACTGTTAAGACAGTACTAGACATGGACCATCAAGGTTTCAAGACTGACATTATTCTGCTAGGGTGGGTAATCTGATTTCCCCGTCTGTAGGCTGTATTTTCACAGACATTCCAACAGCCACATGCATCATAACATAGTTCTAAGGCCGAGCTATAATGAACTGGGGCAGGCAGGAAGAAGGTGGTATAAAATGGGGCAATGGCAAAAGCAAAATAGGCAGACATCAAGGAAGGTAGAGCTGGGCTGGGTGAAGATTTAGGACAAATGAGAAGCAAGTGGTGTAAATAAGGATGACCCATGGCAAAGGAAGGCAAAGAAAAAGCAAGTTAGCAGGAGAGACCCATCTATGAATGTAGGAGCACCTCTTTATGTTTCAGTTCACATTCCCACAATTTGGTGGGCCTCTTGCATATGTAAAAGCTTCCGGGTGGAAAGATTTCTCTAATACAGCGTCTTTCAGAAAGAACATTTTTGAAAGGCAAATTATATAGTCctgagattcggaggaatctctCCATATGGATATgtcattgaattttttaaaataattttgcattgtaaaaaccaaataaaaatgattttttaaaaaaggcaaatcaTATTAATGGGTCTCACACCATTCTTCGGTTGCATACCATTTGAAGCTTCTGTAaagtaaaaataatttaattcCAATACCATACATTTATGGTTGAAAGTATGCATAAGGTATATGCACATTTGGGAAAAAAAAGATTACAGCATACCCAGGGGCATTCTACTTTATCACATAGGACTCATGCTAATACAAAGACAAATGCCTGCACAATGAAACATCCGGAAGAATAAATCACATGCAAATGTACATGTCTTTGTCAAATGTTTTTGAGTTAGCAGTAAAGCCTTATGCggtaaatattctttttttaacagCCTACAAattgaacaaaaaaaaacactgttaCAATGCTGAGATTGGGGTCTTACTATAGACTTGGAACTAGATAAAATTTCACAGTTGTCTGAGGTGTCGCTCATCATCTTGAACTAAACAGTCCAGTACTACCCACAGAATTATTCTGAAGGCTGCACAAAAAGCCATCCGAAAATATTGATTAATCGCAAGAGGAGGCTTTgtccttcagatggctcagacaGGTCATCCACAGAAAATGTTTTTCTCCCCACTATACAAGGTGTAAGGCACTTGAGGGGGGCTTTTTCTCAGGAGAGGCTCCCCAACACTATTTACTGCATAACATGGGATTGCCATCACTTCATCTATGAACAGAAGCTTACTGCCTTTCAGCAAATGTGTGTATTTTGCCACAACCTCATCCACATTAAGCAATTAATCTCACCCATCACCCTGTTCATACACTGAAAGCTTGGATGAAATAGGGTAGCCATACATTCGGAATTTGGACAAAACTAAAAAAGCACCATAACTTTTGTGTCAATTTTCACTTTTGAAATATAGCAATACTAGGATGAAGGGGTTGCTGGGTCGTTCTGGTTAGCCCAACCCTCTTGCCAATGAAGCAACCACTCACAATGGCTTTTTATGCGGAGGCTGTGTGAAAGGGCCCCACACATTTGCACCATCAAACACACACAAGTACAACTCCACATGAGAAGAAAACCCAATTGGCCTGGGGTTCTACCTTGTGTGGAACCCAAAAATGAGTATGCAGGGACTCATATGGGGCTCATTCACACAAACCACCAGGTGGCACTGGCTGGCATTTGTGGCATCATCAAGAGGGATGGCTAACTTGTGTGACCCAGTGAAATCgccttgtgtgttttaaatacataGAGGCCAAAGGATGACACCCACCTACAGCCATGTGCTAATGAACCCCTACAGTGTGGCTATGGCAGTAGCATGAGACAAGAATTCTCCAACATTTTCATCCCCCACaaccacaaaaatatatttttctgcttctgaggcaacctcccatccatccagtctagggaacctcCTACTAACAGTGCTTCAGTCTTacctggattgagtttcagtttgttggctctcacccAGTCTGTTGCTAAGGCAATGGTCAAGTACaaccactgcctcacctgcaggtgtaaaggaggttcatgtagatgttaaacagcatgggggacaAAACTGAACCCTGAGAAACCCCACACTGAAGGCTCCAAGGTGAagaacactccccaagcatcaccctctggaaacgacCACACAAGTACGCCTtgaaccaccacaaagcagtgccacACACCTCCAATTTGGACAGCTGCTCCAGGACACATTTCCTATCTCTCTCCCAACAGtggtcatcatacagggtgaccaaaacAGTTTCTATGACAAAACCGTGCCTAAATCCCTATTGAAATGTagtggtacctttggttgcggacacaatctgttctggggggCCGTTTGCACCGCCAAAATTCCACAACCAGAGCGGGGCtactgcgcatgcgtgaagtgcaacagagcgcttctgcgcgtgcacgaaccatgcagaacgcttctgcgtgtgcggcaaaacctggaagtaaacacttccgggtttgctgcgttcttaacccgaaaaaatgcaacatgaagtgttcgcaagaagaggtatgactgtatatagaaaatcagtttcctccaagagtgcctggatTTGATCTGTGACCACCCACTTAGATTTTCCGAGTCCAGTGagggtttcttaaggagtggctttatcactgcctccttcaagcaggcagggaccaccctcTTTTGCAAGGAGACATTAATCACCTCTCTGGCCCAGCCACCTGGCCCCTCACTggtagtttttatcagccaaaaTGAACTAGGGTCCAGAGTGCAAATGACCGTCCTGATCAATCTAAGCACCTTGTCTACATTCTCAATtcttaccaactgaaactcatccaacacaacaggactagacaatGCTCTGGACACTCCTTGGTCACCTCTGCTGTAACAGAGATCCTGGGGGATGCAAGCGGTTttattatttgcaaagctaagtgtctATGATTTATTCCAGCTCAAGTATTTTCATGCGGAACCTATATTTAAAGGTGGATGAGGGCAGATGCAAAATGTAACCAAGTTTTAACATGCTTGGAGCAATCACCATTGTGTGTAACTGCTACAAAAGAGTCAAAATCTCTCAacccctttttaaattttatttttatttttttatgtagcCAGTAAAACGGCTACATACAAACTCAATAAATCATAGAGAATACAGCACAAAGCAACACAGTGTAACCAAAGCGATTCCAAAGCAGCTCAAAAAAATAGCCTCAGGGTGTTGAGgtcttccaaatacagtggtaccttggtttaagtacacaattcgttccgaaagtctgtacttaacctgaagcatacttaacctaaaacgaactttcccattgaaagtaatggaaagtggattaatccgttccagacggtctgcggagtacttaaactgaagcatacttaacctgaagcgaactttcccactgaaagtaatggaagcggattaatccgttccagacgggtccgcggcgtacttaaactgaaagtactcaaaccaaagcgtacttaaaccgaggtatgactgtatctctcCAATAGCTTCCTTTACTAGAAATGCATGGCAGCCCAgagacaattacagtggtacctcaggttaagaacttaatttgttctggaggtccgttcttaacctgaaactgttcttaacctgagacaccactttagctaatggggcctcccgctgccgccacacaatttctgttcttatcctgaagcaaagttcttaacccgaggtactacgtccaggttagtggagtctgtaactcgaagcatctgtaacccgaggtaccactgaacacaTTGTCCTTCACACAATCTTCTTCCAGCTGTACTTATTTGCACCAAGATTTTCAGATTCTAGGGAAGACTTCAAGTTAGTCAGGAACTGCATCCTCACCTTGTTGTTACAGCTATTTTAATTTCTCACCAAAACAAATACAACTTGTGACCGATAGTGCTTGTATACAATATGTATGAATGAGTCATCAATGCAAATAAACCATAACAGTATTTTCCTATGTTGATTTACTGAAGCCACAGACAGCATTCTTAAATAAGTAAGTCTGATTTTTGCTGTTCTGAAGTTGGTAATTCCTGGCAAGAGGAAGTTTCTTTCAAAAAGGAGGTACTTTCTCACATCCAGAGTATGACCATCCTGAAAGCCAATTATCTTGTCCAGAAGACGTATAGCCAACTGCTGCTCCCCACTAATTAGGGTAGTCCTGGAAGCGGAAGCAGTCACTCGCAATCTTccacactgtgttgttgtttgtggTTTGTGCTGTTAGCAAGAAGTTCTGATTGAAGTACTGCTGCTTGCTCCCATCAAATTTGACAGATCCACATGTCACAACAAGGATGGTGTTATGGTTCTGAGTGGCTTGCTCTTCAGAAAGAAACAGAACAGAAGATATTAAGGCATGCCAGTAAATCACGAGCGTACTTTTATACTGTACAGAATTGCTATCAAGCATTTCAAAGTtattgcttcttcctcctctttctaacTAAAACACCTGTAAAATGCAACCAACAATACAATCAGTATTATAGAAGCTTGCAGTGCAATCATGAAACAGGTATGCATGTGTGTGAAGCTCAAGAAGTATGAGTAAATTCATCTTGTTATTATACTGTTTAACCCtaggatggctaacctgtggccctccatgtaTTGTTGGACTCTCATTTCCCAGCATAGCCAAAAGTCAGGGATGACAAGAGAGAGAGTCATTGGTGCCACAGCTTACCCACCAATGGTTTAGTCCAAGGTGCCACTTTACAATGTTCTATGGGTGTCTAGAAAGCAGCTTCTACCAAGTCAGaatattggtccacctagctcagtgttgtctacactgagtggcagcagctctccaggatttcaggcagggagtctatCCCAGTACCATCTTGAGAGGCTGGAGGCTGATTCTGGGACCTTCGGTGtgcgaagcagatgctctgccactgagctatgcatCTCCTCTAATTTGACAACtagcaaccccccctccccgacaCAATTATTCGTTATTTCATTTTTCAATATGTATATATCCaataacaatacaaaaatgcaacatgAAAACAGAATCTACAAAAAGAGCAATAATTTCAGTGCTACTGTTCGCCATCCTGactatgttttgtttgttactatgctatgctatgcataCTTGTTTTATAGAAGTGAGTCCTGGGCAATTTACACCTGCTAGGAGCAAAACCCCAATGTCTTTCACATGTGCTGCATCAGgtagattttgggcatcacatggcagggcagagtctcaaacaaagatgtgctctcccaagcccacattcctagCATGTTCACATTTCTGTTTCAGAAACATCCACACTAGTTtagtcatgtacacagaatggaagatggtaggatccccaaggatgtgctctgagTGGAACTGGCTTCAGGGACTAGGCCTGCTGGCAGACcgactctgtgttacaaagatgtctgcaaatgtgacacggAGGCTGGGATTGCCGCTGTATGTCAATCCCTTACAGACAATTGCAaagcctggagacagacagtcaggttgtgtgtccacagcagtgaccagaggatgaATGACCACTGGAAGGAgcacaaagagaagaaatgccatggtgcacctgcagcagcaaaaccaaacatcttcatctgccccactgGACTCTACAGCcaaagcaggcactgtaactctccagtggtttgactttatcCCCAAAGGTGCGCTCTTCAATTATCTCCCTAGACAGAGGGATGCTAACATTGTAAACCGTCCCGTGGCcctcagatgaaggacagtatagaaatgtaattttaaaaattaaaaatatgaaataagtTGGGCAAAGGACTGTTCAAAGAGGCGACTTACAGGAAACTCAAATTAAACTTTAAGGCTTCTAAAAACAATTATATTCAGGTTATGTCCACACCAGCACTCTTTCTACAGTTCATAGGATTTTGTTCTGTCCTGTCCAGCATCCTTGTAAGGTGGCACAGGAACTGATGTTCTAAAAAGCATACTGTCCAACAAGATTATGACCTATCCCcaacaacagcatacaaatcaataagGCTAATTTGACACAACACccttacacacaaacaaacaaacaaacaaaccttactgcaaccaactgaaaacaaccAACCAAGCTCTGGACTCTCCAATCTCTCACAATGCTAGTAAAAATCAGTAACTATATAAAGGACCTACCCATTaaatgctgacacaaaaaccctgcacaaTAGAATGAAAAGACCACTATCCCCCCcaaccctctccctccttctttctctcccctgttCCCCCTAAGTCTGTGACAATAGTGTATCACACCGAACGTAAGTAAACTATGAAAAAGACTCTATGAGTTGAAAGTGGAGACACTATATgtacttttccttgtttatttgttagTTTTGTATcacaaaaaatatttaataagcacttttaaaaagcatgttgTCACACTTTTTGCAAGAGTTTTCTGCTGGAGCTACAAAAATAAGCACAAATGGGAACAAAGCTGTTCCTTGCAACCTTTCCCCAAAGACCATCAGGAACACTATGGATGCTTTTCCATTTCTACAATTTTTTGGAAGAATATGCAGAAACATCACAAGAACAGACTGGGTAGACATAATTTAACCACATAATTCAGAAACGCAAAGGAATAGCTGAAATTTCTGAAACTGGAATGGTTGCAAGTTACataatgtgaaaaggttaaataaTTCAACTTACATATTTAGAATCAAGCTAACTTCCCTGATTTGTGGGCTACACTGTTTGACAAGGTATCTTACCATGAACAGGCTGGCAATCAAATGTAGTAACTTGAAAATCACTTGAAGGCAACATTTCAAAGAATTCTGCAAGTGCTGCTTGCCCAGATACTGCATTCCCGTTCCAAACCAGGGTCGCTTTGTCCAGGTAGAGTTTGGTCAACACCTGAGAAATATTAGGCAGCATTACATGAACTCCAAGGGGGTACTGTGCTTTAATTACAGCACCGCTTCCTATAGGTTGCTGCAGTATTTacattttcccctttcctttagggttttttaattttaaaaaatctgaaaggCTTTTTAAAGAAGTCCCCCCACAAAACCCAGCAAGATGAAATTCCACAGAGATGCATTGAAGTCTTGTAATTAACACACTCAAATCAAAGCACCAAATATAGGATGTGGGAGACCTTGCTTGGCAGCAGTACACTGGAAAAGGAACTAGGTATCTTAGCTGATGCACCTACTAAAACATTAAGAGAAACAACCTAACATTAAGAACTGTTTTAACAGTGAAATACGACTGTTTTGGGAGGCAATGAgtctcctttgctggaggtgtGTAAGCAGgagttggacagccatctgttaggGGTGCAAGAAGTTGCACCCTGCAATGCAAATCCTACACTGAGCCAGGACTTGGCTTCcaaggttccttccaattctttgGTTCTATGTCTACAGAAAGgtgagccccactgagttcaaagggaGAAACACTCAGGTCAAGTAGCTACCATTTCATGTCAAGTAACTGGAACTGCTCAGTCATTACTTCCACACTTCTGTGTACCTGTTTGCACTATTTAtaacacaatcctatacatgtctatttaAACACCACTGCGTTCAGTAGGACTTACAGGCAAgtggtataggattgtagcctttggATGCAGTTCTTTACAGATATTCCCACAGAGTAAACCTCCCACTGAACATATTTTTGAGTAAACATATAGAGGATCAAGCTGTTAAGAGATAGAAACAAATGACATGTG from Zootoca vivipara chromosome Z, rZooViv1.1, whole genome shotgun sequence encodes:
- the NXT2 gene encoding NTF2-related export protein 2; the protein is MATSVNFKTYVDQACRAAEEFANIYYETMDKRRRVLTKLYLDKATLVWNGNAVSGQAALAEFFEMLPSSDFQVTTFDCQPVHEQATQNHNTILVVTCGSVKFDGSKQQYFNQNFLLTAQTTNNNTVWKIASDCFRFQDYPN